One Pseudomonadota bacterium genomic window carries:
- a CDS encoding peptidase M18: protein MRRLTRVARALLVLLALAHAALACACAETPAAKASTWTGITAAQRAEITQLAEPYKRFLAAARTAQRATREEVKQAEQAGFVPFREASQCRPGARLIFSAHDRAVVLVVVGSTPIVAGSRVVAAHHDSPHIDLKGRPVVAAGEFAMFKTIYYGALKKYQWANLPLALVGRIDTAEGRTVEVSLGLEPGQPVFVIPDNAPHSDKDLRTRTYADVLAGEEMDPVAGSIPGAKTSVVDEVLASLRQAYGVKDADLVSAELQLVPAAAPADVGLDRGLIGSCGQDDRLSAWCATRALTEVKGTPALTAMAWISNNEEVGSINNSGAASTFLTSTYAELVAAQQGDRYRDLDLRHALRAAQVVSADCCDGVNPLFPQTSEASNAARLGGGVALKLYGRGFNANAEYIARTRRVLDQAGIPWQTQTPKVDVGGGGTIGGFMSAVEMEVIDVGVPLLSMHSPFELSSKIDVWNLYRFMKAFYAAR, encoded by the coding sequence ATGAGGCGGTTGACGCGGGTCGCCCGCGCGCTGCTGGTTCTTCTCGCGCTTGCCCATGCGGCTTTGGCGTGCGCGTGTGCCGAGACGCCTGCAGCAAAGGCGTCGACCTGGACCGGGATCACGGCCGCCCAGCGTGCCGAGATCACGCAGCTGGCCGAGCCCTACAAGCGCTTTCTCGCCGCCGCCCGCACCGCGCAGCGCGCCACCCGCGAAGAGGTGAAGCAGGCCGAGCAGGCCGGGTTCGTGCCCTTCAGGGAGGCTTCGCAGTGCAGGCCTGGCGCACGGCTCATCTTCTCGGCCCACGATCGCGCGGTGGTTCTCGTGGTGGTGGGCAGCACGCCCATCGTCGCGGGCTCGCGGGTGGTGGCCGCCCATCACGACAGCCCCCACATCGACCTCAAGGGCCGTCCGGTGGTGGCTGCGGGCGAATTTGCCATGTTCAAGACCATCTACTACGGCGCGCTCAAGAAGTACCAGTGGGCCAACCTTCCCCTGGCCCTGGTGGGTCGCATCGACACCGCTGAGGGCCGGACCGTCGAGGTGTCGCTGGGGCTCGAGCCGGGGCAGCCCGTGTTCGTGATTCCCGACAATGCGCCCCATTCTGATAAAGACCTTCGCACCCGTACCTATGCCGATGTGCTTGCGGGTGAAGAGATGGATCCGGTGGCGGGCAGCATTCCCGGTGCCAAGACGAGCGTGGTCGACGAGGTGCTTGCGTCGCTGAGGCAGGCCTACGGGGTGAAGGATGCCGATCTGGTGAGCGCCGAGCTGCAGCTGGTGCCTGCCGCCGCGCCGGCTGACGTGGGCCTCGACCGCGGGCTCATCGGCTCGTGCGGACAGGACGATCGTCTCTCGGCATGGTGTGCGACGCGGGCCCTCACCGAGGTGAAGGGCACGCCCGCGCTCACCGCGATGGCCTGGATCTCGAACAACGAGGAGGTCGGGTCGATCAACAACAGCGGCGCCGCCTCCACGTTCCTCACCAGCACCTACGCCGAGCTCGTGGCGGCGCAGCAGGGCGACCGCTATCGCGACCTCGACCTGCGCCACGCGCTCCGCGCGGCCCAGGTTGTGTCGGCCGACTGCTGCGACGGGGTCAACCCCCTCTTTCCCCAGACCAGTGAAGCCTCGAACGCGGCCCGCCTCGGCGGCGGTGTCGCCCTCAAGCTCTACGGCCGTGGCTTCAACGCCAACGCCGAGTACATCGCCCGCACGCGCCGGGTGCTCGACCAGGCGGGCATTCCCTGGCAGACCCAGACCCCCAAGGTCGACGTCGGCGGTGGAGGCACCATCGGTGGCTTCATGTCGGCGGTCGAGATGGAGGTCATCGACGTGGGCGTTCCGCTGCTGTCGATGCACTCGCCCTTCGAGCTCTCGTCGAAGATCGATGTGTGGAACCTGTATCGGTTCATGAAGGCGTTCTACGCGGCGCGATAG